A genomic window from Paenibacillus antri includes:
- a CDS encoding stalk domain-containing protein, translating to MIEGDMIKLEKGFTNMSMKKKLTTLGITLGILATFTAGVSVGASGTLKEIKAHLDKGKTFELNGESWTPRNQDVVLEPIVYQGTTYLPLRSLAEALNVPVEYDAAKQKIKIGVDPRIPIAELDGVKTSSNITKTNDKAITTQFGEDLGISFIIDGVSTNKDEPSEIVFDLDKKYIYLELVITVLDADTEMTVVARDNKWVHFGNHFEKGKLRIGYRADIVDDLRLQFYSEAEPGKEGRPDKILVSGTVKPI from the coding sequence ATGATTGAAGGCGACATGATTAAACTGGAGAAAGGGTTTACTAACATGAGTATGAAGAAAAAGCTCACCACACTTGGTATTACTTTAGGTATTCTCGCAACGTTTACAGCAGGGGTAAGTGTAGGTGCAAGCGGCACCTTGAAAGAGATCAAAGCTCATCTCGATAAGGGTAAAACTTTCGAACTTAATGGAGAATCTTGGACACCCCGAAATCAAGATGTTGTACTTGAGCCTATCGTCTATCAAGGTACAACCTACCTACCATTACGTTCGCTTGCAGAAGCTCTCAATGTTCCAGTCGAGTATGACGCTGCAAAGCAGAAAATCAAAATCGGGGTAGATCCGAGAATTCCGATAGCTGAACTAGATGGAGTCAAAACTAGTTCCAACATCACTAAGACTAATGATAAGGCAATCACTACACAATTTGGTGAGGATTTAGGGATAAGTTTTATCATCGATGGGGTAAGTACTAATAAGGATGAACCTAGTGAAATAGTCTTTGATCTGGATAAAAAGTATATCTACTTAGAATTGGTTATAACCGTCCTTGACGCTGACACTGAGATGACTGTTGTTGCAAGAGATAATAAATGGGTACATTTTGGTAACCATTTTGAAAAAGGAAAATTAAGAATAGGATATCGTGCAGATATTGTTGATGATTTACGTCTTCAGTTCTACTCGGAAGCTGAACCAGGTAAGGAAGGAAGGCCAGACAAGATTCTAGTCTCAGGCACTGTTAAACCTATTTAA